A portion of the Oxynema aestuarii AP17 genome contains these proteins:
- a CDS encoding slr1659 superfamily regulator: protein MEIKNEDYSVVYDPADTTVNFQGSLRLSGMPEYAPIVELLDRTLETNPDCITLNLEKLEFLNSSGINVLSKFVIKVRQKKTVRTIVRGNQNILWQAKSLKNLKRLMPSLQLEL, encoded by the coding sequence ATGGAAATTAAAAACGAAGACTACAGCGTCGTTTACGACCCCGCAGACACTACCGTGAACTTTCAAGGATCCCTGCGCTTGAGCGGAATGCCGGAATATGCGCCGATTGTCGAGTTGCTCGATCGCACCCTGGAGACGAACCCGGACTGTATTACTTTAAATTTGGAAAAACTCGAATTTCTCAATAGTTCCGGGATTAATGTCCTCTCTAAGTTCGTGATTAAAGTCCGTCAAAAAAAGACGGTTCGCACGATCGTTCGCGGCAACCAAAATATTCTGTGGCAGGCAAAATCCCTCAAGAACTTAAAGCGTTTAATGCCGTCTCTCCAATTGGAATTGTAA
- a CDS encoding slr1658 superfamily regulator: protein MMRIYGEFVEPLPPSGEELSISFFPDPTAIAPQWRSQPLSADVLADYLNRFFTDSSGDLDLRAKRAEIQCAVSYIANELLENAIKFHHRDSVQPISIQVRVRGDRLIFLVSNSIDCFKMERFQEFIEKTLNSDPHELYIHQVEKNAADESNNSSGLGYLTIMVDYMARIGWKFETLPNDAPLIRVTTMVQLFL, encoded by the coding sequence ATGATGCGGATATATGGAGAGTTTGTCGAGCCGTTACCTCCGAGTGGGGAAGAGTTGAGTATCAGTTTTTTCCCAGATCCGACGGCGATCGCCCCTCAATGGCGCTCTCAACCCCTCTCGGCAGACGTTTTAGCCGATTACCTGAATCGTTTTTTTACCGATTCGTCCGGCGATCTCGATCTGCGTGCCAAACGAGCAGAAATTCAATGTGCGGTCAGTTATATTGCCAACGAGTTATTGGAAAATGCGATTAAGTTTCATCACCGAGACAGCGTACAGCCGATTTCGATTCAGGTGCGCGTCCGAGGCGATCGCCTCATTTTTTTAGTCAGTAACAGTATCGATTGCTTCAAAATGGAGCGGTTCCAAGAATTTATCGAAAAAACCCTCAACTCGGACCCTCACGAACTTTACATCCATCAAGTTGAAAAAAATGCGGCAGACGAGAGTAATAATAGTTCTGGCTTGGGATATCTGACGATTATGGTCGATTATATGGCTAGGATAGGATGGAAGTTCGAGACCCTCCCCAACGATGCCCCCTTGATTCGCGTGACGACGATGGTGCAGTTGTTCCTTTAG
- a CDS encoding AAA family ATPase, with product MLIEMAGYRVTEKIYESAGSRVYRGWRERDELPVVVKVMKDEYPSPEAIAQYRREYEITKNFELEGVVKTLGLEQYKNGLAIVLEDFGARSLKIALESQRLSIREFFPLAIEITEILGHIHRQKIIHKDINPSNILIEPGSGKVKIIDFGISSFLSKENSTVRNPNILEGTLAYISPEQTGRMNRAIDYRTDFYSLGVTFYELLLGQLPFESSDPMELIHCHIARSPIPPDTVNPKIPGILAAIVMKLLAKTAEERYQSAWGLKADLERCRDAVQHQAQPSSFPLGEHDVSDNFQIREQLYGRETEVATLLAAFDRVAAGTTELMLVAGFSGIGKSALVQEVHKPIVRQRGYFISGKFDQFKRNIPFASLVQAFRDLIRQLLAESEARVAYWKTELLEAFGGDGQVLIDAIPEIEAIVGPQPPVEPLSPTASQNRFNRLFGKFIRVFTRAEHPLVIFLDDLQWADSASLKLLELLVSDTDTRYLFAIGAYRDNEVSPIHPLMTTLTDIRNAGVNVNQITLKPLAFEDLNQLIADALNTSGDRTAELAQLLLAKTQGNPFFSNQFLKSIYEENILEFDYHHGVWQWDLDRVRQMDVADNVVEFMAGKLQKFSPETQRVLKLAACIGNQFDLATLAVVNQKSLAETAGDLWQALDEGSIVPLSDNYRFFQYAETAAVFGDRDLEVTYKFLHDRVQQAAYSLIEESEKQATHYQIGRLFLQAIKTTEELEENIFDLVNQLNYGSDRLDDPEEKAELARLNLRAGQKAKAATAYNAAVKYLKIGLDLLPENCWDSDYEFTFKYYLETAEAEYLNTNFKASEALAKQIEERAIGRGDRVKVDELKMQIYMAESQMIATIETGLDALDRLGIEMWQGSAVPELPPVNDVADLPEMTDPDRLAAMRILVTMAPAAYVAKPEVLRQAILTMVQLSLESGYSALSAYAYAVYGLLLCGAIGELDKGYNAGKLGLMLLDKFHSKALQCKVHFLFNVFIRHWKEPTRNTREPLKKTVQIGVDTGDLEYASFAAQNYCYFMFSAGEPLPLLEEQQRHYVEFIEKVKQRYSIGNALIWRQCSLNLLGQNEDPCRLVGESFNEDEMTAVYRETNNRSSLLHVHTAKGILNYLFGDDETAIACLSEAEQYWTAGLGSIVNVTRILFHSLSLLAVYDRASEGDRAAYRAKIEQNQAQLQRWASAAPENYQHKWELVEAERARVFGDPLRAMESYDRAIAAALKINYNHDAAVARECAMRFYLARGHETIARAYALDAHYAYLQWGAKAKVAQFEQQYPQFFSNARSQGSRLQRSTATLSHSTTGSHSGEVLDLGTILKASQAISGEIVLEKLLSKLIELILENAGAQRGVLILAEEDRLKIQASGDAETGAIAVLQGTDVASSDDLPQAIVNYTTRTLEDVVLADATEAEQFATQPYILRERPRSILCAPILNQGKLVGLVYLENNLTTDAFTPDRLEVVKVLSAQAAISIENALLYRTLERKVEERTAQLAQANREITVLNERLKAENLRMAAELDITRQLQQMILPNAEELSQIEGLDIAGFMQPADEVGGDYYDVLQHGGRVKIGIGDVTGHGLESGMLTIMVQTAVRTLLTNGEADPVRFLDAINRTIFNNVARMNSDKNLSLALLDYADRKLRLSGQHEEVLVIRTGGAIERIDTIDLGFPIGLDDEIADFIGEMEIELNPGDTVVLYTDGITEAENLEGVQYGIDRLCEVLVRHAARSAEEIRQEAIADVLNHIGEQKIFDDLTLLVLKQN from the coding sequence ATGCTCATTGAAATGGCGGGTTACCGCGTCACCGAAAAGATCTATGAAAGTGCGGGGTCGCGAGTGTATCGCGGGTGGCGAGAACGGGACGAGTTACCCGTCGTTGTCAAAGTCATGAAAGACGAATATCCCAGTCCGGAAGCGATCGCCCAATACCGACGGGAATATGAAATTACGAAAAACTTCGAGCTCGAAGGCGTCGTTAAAACATTAGGACTGGAACAGTATAAAAATGGGTTGGCGATCGTTCTGGAAGACTTTGGGGCGCGATCGCTCAAAATTGCCCTGGAATCTCAACGGCTGTCCATTCGAGAGTTTTTCCCCCTGGCGATCGAAATTACCGAGATTCTCGGTCATATCCACCGTCAAAAAATTATTCATAAAGATATTAACCCCTCCAATATTTTGATCGAGCCGGGAAGCGGAAAAGTTAAAATTATTGATTTTGGGATTTCCAGCTTTTTATCGAAAGAAAATTCTACCGTTCGCAATCCCAACATTCTCGAAGGAACCCTCGCCTATATTTCCCCAGAACAAACCGGACGCATGAACCGAGCGATCGACTATCGCACGGATTTTTATTCTCTCGGCGTCACGTTTTACGAACTGCTCCTGGGACAATTACCGTTCGAGAGTAGCGATCCGATGGAACTGATCCACTGTCACATCGCGCGATCGCCCATTCCTCCCGATACCGTCAACCCTAAGATTCCCGGAATTCTCGCGGCGATCGTCATGAAACTGCTCGCCAAAACCGCCGAAGAACGCTATCAGAGTGCGTGGGGACTCAAAGCCGATTTAGAACGCTGTCGCGACGCGGTACAACACCAGGCGCAACCCTCCTCGTTTCCCCTGGGAGAACACGACGTTTCCGATAACTTCCAGATTCGCGAGCAACTCTACGGACGCGAAACCGAAGTCGCCACCTTACTCGCCGCCTTCGATCGCGTCGCCGCCGGAACCACGGAACTGATGCTCGTTGCCGGATTTTCCGGGATCGGTAAATCGGCCCTCGTCCAAGAAGTCCACAAACCGATCGTGCGCCAGCGCGGTTATTTTATTTCCGGGAAATTCGACCAATTCAAACGAAATATCCCCTTTGCGTCCCTCGTGCAGGCATTTCGCGACTTGATCCGCCAATTGCTCGCCGAAAGCGAAGCGCGGGTCGCCTATTGGAAAACCGAACTCTTAGAAGCCTTTGGCGGCGACGGTCAGGTGCTGATCGACGCGATCCCCGAAATCGAAGCGATCGTCGGACCGCAACCCCCGGTCGAACCGCTTTCGCCGACCGCCAGCCAAAACCGTTTTAACCGACTTTTTGGTAAATTTATTCGCGTTTTTACCCGCGCCGAACACCCTCTCGTTATTTTTCTCGACGATTTGCAATGGGCCGATAGTGCTTCGCTTAAATTGTTAGAATTACTCGTCAGCGATACGGATACTCGCTATTTATTTGCGATCGGCGCCTACCGAGATAATGAAGTCAGTCCGATTCATCCGTTGATGACGACATTAACCGATATTCGTAATGCGGGGGTGAATGTCAATCAAATTACGCTCAAACCCCTCGCTTTTGAGGATCTCAATCAATTAATTGCGGACGCGCTCAATACCTCCGGCGATCGCACCGCCGAACTGGCCCAATTACTCCTGGCCAAAACCCAAGGCAATCCCTTTTTTAGCAATCAATTTCTCAAGTCGATTTACGAAGAAAATATTCTCGAATTCGACTATCACCACGGAGTTTGGCAGTGGGATCTCGATCGCGTCCGCCAGATGGATGTCGCCGATAATGTGGTCGAATTTATGGCGGGAAAACTGCAAAAGTTTTCCCCGGAAACGCAACGAGTGTTGAAACTTGCCGCCTGTATTGGCAACCAATTCGACCTCGCGACGTTAGCGGTGGTCAATCAAAAATCTCTCGCCGAAACGGCGGGGGATTTATGGCAAGCTCTCGATGAAGGGTCGATCGTGCCACTGAGCGATAACTATCGCTTTTTTCAATATGCGGAAACGGCGGCAGTGTTCGGCGATCGCGATTTGGAAGTGACTTATAAATTTCTGCACGATCGCGTCCAACAAGCTGCATATTCTTTGATTGAGGAAAGTGAAAAACAAGCCACTCACTATCAAATCGGGCGCTTATTTTTACAGGCGATTAAAACGACGGAAGAATTAGAAGAAAACATCTTCGATTTAGTCAACCAACTCAATTACGGCAGCGATCGCCTCGACGACCCGGAAGAAAAAGCAGAACTGGCGCGCCTCAATTTACGCGCCGGACAAAAAGCGAAAGCCGCCACCGCTTACAATGCGGCGGTGAAGTATTTAAAGATCGGCCTGGATTTGCTGCCAGAGAATTGTTGGGATAGCGACTATGAATTTACGTTTAAATATTATCTAGAAACCGCAGAAGCGGAATATTTAAACACGAATTTCAAAGCGTCGGAAGCCTTGGCCAAACAGATCGAAGAACGGGCGATCGGCAGGGGCGATCGCGTAAAAGTAGACGAGCTAAAAATGCAAATCTACATGGCCGAATCGCAAATGATCGCCACGATCGAAACAGGTTTAGACGCCCTCGATCGCCTCGGGATCGAAATGTGGCAAGGCAGTGCGGTTCCCGAATTACCTCCGGTGAACGATGTCGCCGACTTACCGGAAATGACCGATCCCGATCGCCTCGCCGCCATGAGAATTTTAGTGACGATGGCTCCCGCCGCTTACGTCGCCAAACCGGAGGTGTTGCGTCAGGCGATTTTAACCATGGTGCAACTGTCTCTCGAAAGCGGTTATTCCGCCTTATCCGCTTACGCTTATGCAGTTTACGGCTTGTTATTGTGCGGGGCGATCGGGGAATTAGACAAAGGCTATAACGCGGGCAAACTGGGGCTGATGCTCCTCGATAAATTCCACAGTAAAGCCTTACAGTGTAAAGTTCATTTTCTCTTTAACGTCTTCATTCGTCACTGGAAAGAACCGACGCGCAATACGCGAGAACCCCTGAAAAAAACCGTACAAATTGGGGTGGATACGGGAGATTTAGAATATGCCAGTTTTGCCGCCCAAAATTACTGTTATTTTATGTTTTCGGCGGGGGAACCCCTGCCGTTGTTGGAAGAACAACAACGGCATTATGTCGAGTTTATCGAGAAAGTCAAACAGCGATATTCGATCGGCAATGCGTTGATTTGGCGTCAGTGCAGTTTGAATTTATTGGGTCAAAATGAGGATCCGTGTCGGCTGGTCGGAGAAAGTTTTAATGAAGACGAAATGACCGCCGTTTATCGAGAAACGAACAATCGCAGTTCCCTGCTGCACGTCCACACGGCGAAAGGGATTCTCAATTATTTATTTGGGGACGACGAGACGGCGATCGCCTGTTTGAGCGAAGCCGAACAATATTGGACCGCCGGACTCGGTTCGATTGTCAACGTGACCCGGATTTTATTTCATTCCTTAAGCCTGTTGGCGGTTTACGATCGCGCCTCGGAGGGCGATCGCGCGGCGTATCGAGCCAAAATCGAGCAAAATCAGGCGCAATTGCAGCGCTGGGCCAGTGCGGCTCCGGAAAATTACCAGCACAAGTGGGAGTTAGTCGAAGCAGAACGGGCTCGGGTGTTCGGGGATCCGCTTCGAGCGATGGAAAGCTACGATCGCGCGATCGCCGCCGCTTTAAAAATTAACTACAACCACGATGCGGCGGTGGCCCGCGAATGCGCCATGCGGTTTTATCTGGCGCGCGGTCACGAGACGATCGCCCGCGCTTACGCCCTCGACGCCCATTATGCTTATCTACAGTGGGGCGCCAAGGCTAAAGTCGCCCAGTTCGAGCAACAGTACCCTCAATTTTTCAGCAATGCGCGATCGCAGGGAAGCCGTCTCCAACGCAGCACGGCTACCTTATCCCATTCCACCACCGGGTCTCATTCCGGAGAAGTCTTGGATTTAGGGACGATTCTCAAAGCGTCGCAAGCCATTTCCGGCGAAATCGTCCTCGAAAAACTGCTCTCGAAATTAATCGAACTGATTTTAGAAAATGCCGGAGCTCAACGGGGGGTCTTGATCCTCGCCGAGGAGGATCGGCTCAAAATTCAAGCCTCCGGAGATGCGGAAACCGGGGCGATCGCCGTGTTGCAAGGAACGGACGTAGCCAGCAGCGACGACCTCCCCCAGGCGATCGTCAATTACACCACCCGCACCTTAGAAGATGTGGTCTTGGCGGACGCCACCGAAGCCGAGCAGTTCGCGACCCAGCCGTATATCCTCCGGGAACGACCGCGATCGATTTTGTGCGCGCCGATCCTCAACCAAGGCAAACTCGTGGGATTGGTGTATTTGGAGAATAATTTAACCACGGACGCCTTTACCCCCGATCGCCTGGAAGTGGTCAAAGTCCTGTCCGCACAAGCGGCAATTTCGATCGAAAATGCCTTGCTGTACCGCACGTTGGAGCGCAAGGTCGAAGAACGCACGGCCCAGTTAGCGCAAGCGAACCGGGAAATTACCGTCCTCAACGAGCGCTTGAAGGCGGAAAACCTGCGCATGGCGGCAGAACTCGACATCACCCGCCAGTTGCAGCAGATGATCTTGCCGAATGCGGAAGAACTCAGCCAGATCGAAGGTCTCGATATCGCCGGATTCATGCAACCCGCCGACGAGGTGGGAGGGGATTATTACGACGTCTTGCAACACGGCGGACGGGTGAAAATTGGCATCGGCGACGTGACGGGTCACGGGTTGGAAAGCGGGATGTTGACGATTATGGTCCAAACGGCGGTGCGGACGTTGTTGACCAATGGGGAAGCGGATCCGGTTCGCTTTTTGGATGCGATCAATCGCACGATTTTTAATAACGTGGCGCGGATGAATTCGGATAAAAATTTATCGTTGGCGCTGCTCGATTACGCCGATCGCAAGTTACGCTTGAGCGGACAACACGAGGAAGTTTTGGTCATTCGTACGGGGGGGGCGATCGAACGGATCGATACCATCGATCTGGGATTTCCGATCGGTTTAGATGACGAAATTGCCGATTTTATTGGCGAAATGGAAATTGAGTTAAATCCCGGCGATACGGTGGTACTCTACACCGACGGGATTACGGAGGCGGAAAATCTCGAAGGGGTGCAATATGGAATCGATCGCCTGTGTGAGGTGTTGGTGCGTCATGCGGCCCGATCTGCCGAGGAAATCCGTCAGGAAGCGATCGCCGATGTTTTGAACCATATTGGAGAACAAAAGATTTTTGACGATCTTACCTTGCTCGTTCTCAAACAAAATTGA
- the cfa gene encoding cyclopropane fatty acyl phospholipid synthase, translated as MSDRNRKAYIQSVLDRADIKINGDRPWDLHIYDERFYTRVIRDGSLGLGESYMDAWWDSPQLDEFFTKVMRAKLYDTQIAKTPGFYLEWLRGKFFNLQSLARSFHVGEHHYDLDNELYQLMLDRRMNYSCAYWKNAQTLDEAQEAKLDLISQKLQLKPGMTLLDIGCGWGALMNYAAENHGVSCVGLTVSKEQKALGEKLGEGLNVEFLLQDYRTFNGQFDRVASIGMFEHVGHKNYQVFMDVVRRCLKDNGLFLLHTIGTNTPNYGEAWLNKYIFPNGMLPSPGQISKAAEGRLVVEDWHNFGQDYDRTFVAYFENFDRNWSMLEGKYGETFYRMWKYFLLSYAGAFRARDLQLWQIVFSKEGILGGYESVR; from the coding sequence ATGTCCGATCGCAACCGGAAAGCTTACATTCAATCTGTCCTCGATCGCGCCGACATCAAAATTAACGGCGATCGCCCTTGGGACCTTCACATTTACGACGAGCGCTTTTACACCCGCGTCATTCGCGACGGATCGTTAGGATTGGGAGAATCTTATATGGATGCTTGGTGGGATTCTCCACAACTCGACGAGTTTTTTACCAAAGTGATGCGCGCCAAACTGTACGATACTCAAATAGCCAAAACCCCTGGATTTTATCTCGAATGGCTGCGGGGAAAATTCTTTAACTTGCAAAGTTTGGCGCGATCGTTTCACGTCGGCGAACATCATTATGACTTGGATAACGAACTCTATCAACTGATGCTCGATCGCCGCATGAACTACAGTTGTGCGTATTGGAAAAACGCCCAAACTTTAGACGAAGCCCAAGAAGCCAAACTCGATTTAATTTCTCAGAAATTACAACTCAAACCGGGCATGACCTTACTCGATATCGGTTGTGGTTGGGGCGCTTTAATGAACTACGCCGCCGAAAACCATGGCGTTTCTTGTGTCGGTTTGACTGTTTCTAAAGAACAAAAAGCCCTCGGCGAAAAATTGGGGGAAGGATTGAACGTTGAATTTTTATTGCAAGATTATCGAACTTTTAACGGTCAATTCGATCGCGTCGCCTCGATCGGGATGTTCGAGCATGTCGGACATAAAAATTATCAAGTGTTTATGGATGTCGTGCGCCGTTGTTTGAAAGATAACGGGTTGTTTCTCTTGCATACCATCGGGACGAATACGCCGAATTATGGCGAAGCTTGGTTAAATAAATATATCTTTCCCAACGGAATGTTACCGTCCCCCGGTCAAATTTCCAAGGCGGCGGAAGGGCGTTTAGTCGTGGAAGATTGGCATAATTTCGGCCAAGATTACGATCGCACGTTCGTGGCGTATTTTGAAAACTTCGATCGCAACTGGTCGATGCTCGAAGGGAAATATGGAGAAACCTTTTATCGCATGTGGAAATACTTTTTACTCTCTTACGCGGGAGCTTTTCGGGCTCGGGACTTGCAGTTGTGGCAAATTGTTTTTTCAAAAGAGGGGATTCTCGGAGGGTATGAATCCGTGAGGTAA
- a CDS encoding superoxide dismutase family protein: protein MKFVFQRSRQTAIALVFCLLTFLYGCGDTQGGDRVSQNPTRPTAQAILIGTEDPSKILGEVNLVQTPEGLQITAQVQQAPSGRHGFHIHENGSCEENGNAAGGHFNPNGVKHGFIVEDGFEAAHAGDLGNIEIAEDGRGSLSYTVSGLTLSETQTEGQYGIGDRAFILHADPDDFGQPTGNAGGRIGCGTIQISQS, encoded by the coding sequence ATGAAATTTGTATTTCAACGCAGCCGACAGACGGCGATCGCCCTCGTATTTTGTTTGCTGACCTTCCTTTACGGTTGTGGCGACACCCAGGGGGGCGATCGCGTCTCCCAAAACCCCACTCGACCGACGGCTCAAGCAATTTTGATCGGTACGGAGGATCCGTCCAAAATCCTCGGCGAGGTCAATTTGGTGCAAACTCCCGAAGGCTTGCAAATTACCGCCCAAGTCCAACAGGCCCCGAGTGGACGACACGGGTTTCACATTCACGAAAACGGCAGTTGTGAAGAGAATGGGAACGCTGCCGGGGGACATTTCAACCCTAACGGGGTAAAACACGGTTTTATCGTCGAAGATGGCTTTGAAGCGGCCCATGCGGGGGATCTCGGCAATATCGAAATTGCGGAAGATGGCAGGGGTTCCTTGAGTTACACCGTTTCCGGGTTGACCTTGAGCGAGACTCAAACAGAGGGTCAATATGGGATCGGCGATCGCGCCTTCATCTTGCACGCCGATCCCGACGATTTCGGACAACCGACCGGGAACGCTGGCGGACGCATCGGTTGCGGTACCATTCAAATCAGCCAGTCCTGA
- a CDS encoding ferredoxin--nitrite reductase encodes MTLATDKLTTAKLNKFEKFKAEKDGLLVKDELEEFARIGWEAIDATDREQRLKWLGVFFRPVTPGKFMLRMRLPNGILNSHQMKVLAEIVQRYGDDGSADITTRQNLQLRGIRIEDIPDIFRRLQAAQMTSVQSGMDNVRNITGSPVAGIDADELIDTRPLVQEVQDRITNGGEGNFAYTNLPRKFNIAIAGGKDNSVHAEINDIAFVPAYKNGELGFNVLVGGFFSAKRCEAAIPLNAWVTPADVADLSEAILSVYRDNGSRANRQKSRLMWLIDEWGLEKFRAEVEREFGQELTQAAEKDEIAWEKRDHIGVHPQKQPGMYYVGLHVPVGRLQAPQMFELARLAQVYGTGEIRLTVEQNAIVPNIPETRLEAFLGEPLLEEFAIAPAELSRSLVSCTGAQFCNFALIETKNRAVALVKELEAELEIPRSVRIHWTGCPNSCGQPQVADIGLMGTKARKDGKVVEGVDLYMGGKVGKDAALGECVEKSIPCEDLKSRLHEILVEQFGATPKAHL; translated from the coding sequence ATGACCCTAGCAACTGACAAACTAACTACAGCTAAATTAAATAAGTTTGAAAAGTTTAAAGCCGAGAAAGACGGCTTACTAGTCAAAGACGAACTCGAAGAATTTGCCCGGATTGGCTGGGAGGCGATCGACGCGACCGATCGCGAACAACGCCTGAAATGGTTGGGGGTCTTTTTCCGACCCGTAACCCCGGGTAAATTCATGTTGAGAATGCGCCTACCCAATGGCATTCTCAACAGCCATCAAATGAAAGTTTTAGCGGAAATCGTACAGCGTTACGGCGACGATGGTAGCGCCGATATTACGACGCGCCAAAATTTACAACTGCGCGGTATTCGCATCGAAGATATCCCGGATATTTTCCGACGGTTGCAAGCGGCACAGATGACGAGTGTGCAGTCGGGGATGGATAACGTTCGCAACATCACCGGGTCCCCTGTGGCGGGGATTGACGCGGACGAGCTCATCGATACGCGCCCTTTAGTCCAAGAAGTTCAAGACCGGATTACCAACGGTGGCGAGGGCAATTTTGCCTATACGAATTTGCCGCGAAAGTTCAACATCGCGATCGCCGGGGGGAAAGATAACTCCGTTCACGCGGAAATCAACGATATTGCCTTCGTTCCGGCGTATAAAAACGGAGAACTTGGGTTTAACGTTCTTGTCGGGGGCTTTTTCTCCGCGAAACGCTGCGAAGCGGCGATTCCTTTAAATGCTTGGGTGACTCCGGCAGACGTGGCGGATCTCAGTGAAGCAATTTTAAGTGTTTATCGCGATAACGGGTCGCGCGCCAACCGCCAGAAGTCGCGGCTGATGTGGCTGATCGACGAGTGGGGTCTGGAGAAATTCCGCGCTGAAGTCGAACGAGAATTCGGGCAGGAACTGACGCAAGCGGCGGAAAAAGATGAAATTGCTTGGGAAAAACGCGACCATATCGGCGTTCACCCGCAGAAACAGCCGGGAATGTATTATGTGGGTCTGCACGTTCCCGTGGGACGGTTGCAGGCGCCGCAGATGTTCGAGTTGGCACGATTGGCGCAAGTGTACGGGACTGGAGAGATTCGCCTGACGGTGGAGCAGAATGCGATCGTGCCGAATATCCCGGAAACGCGCTTGGAAGCGTTTTTAGGGGAACCGTTGTTAGAGGAATTTGCGATCGCCCCGGCAGAGTTAAGCCGATCGCTGGTCTCGTGTACGGGCGCCCAGTTCTGCAATTTTGCCCTAATCGAAACCAAAAATCGAGCGGTGGCGTTAGTGAAAGAACTCGAAGCCGAATTAGAGATCCCGCGATCGGTTCGTATCCACTGGACTGGATGCCCGAATTCCTGCGGTCAGCCGCAAGTAGCCGATATCGGCTTGATGGGAACGAAAGCCCGCAAGGATGGCAAGGTCGTTGAGGGGGTGGATTTGTACATGGGGGGCAAGGTCGGTAAAGATGCCGCACTTGGCGAATGTGTCGAAAAGTCCATCCCTTGCGAGGATCTCAAATCAAGGTTGCATGAGATTCTCGTCGAGCAGTTCGGCGCCACACCGAAAGCACACTTGTAA
- a CDS encoding MFS transporter, whose protein sequence is MLAELWSFRGRYKILHLTWFAFFLSFVVWFNFAPFATAVQESMGLEPSQVRTLAICNVALTVPARVIIGMVLDKYGPRITYSLLLMYAAIPCLAFAFAQNFSQLVVSRLALSIVGAGFVIGIRMVAEWFPPKEIGLAEGIYGGWGNFGSAGAAFTLPTIATIAAVMSAGQINWRFAIALTGVIAAVYGAIYFFNVQDTPPGKTYHQPKRHGGLEVTTRRDFWLLMLMNVPLSGILAVLAWRLSKVGFFNTPQLILAWLALLGLYAFQGFKCWGVNKELVLGQKRYPLEDRYEFTQVALLELTYIVNFGSELAVVSMLPTFFENTFGLSKVLAGAIAASYAFMNLAARPGGGLISDKLGSRKLTMTVLTGCMGIGYFLMSGVNGNWWLPGAILLTMCCSFFVQAGEGSTFAIVPLIKRRVTGQVAGNVGAYGNVGAVAYLTLYSLLPEGDLGNQIFFQVLGVTSIIVTFLCAFYLKEPKGSFAAHHEGEELHPHAVNESVAAFASDRPDA, encoded by the coding sequence ATGCTTGCAGAACTCTGGTCCTTTAGAGGACGCTACAAAATCCTACACCTGACCTGGTTTGCCTTCTTCCTCTCTTTTGTCGTTTGGTTCAACTTCGCTCCATTTGCCACTGCCGTTCAAGAATCGATGGGACTCGAACCGTCCCAAGTCCGAACCTTGGCCATTTGTAACGTCGCCCTCACCGTTCCGGCCCGGGTGATTATCGGCATGGTCTTGGACAAATACGGACCGCGCATTACCTATTCCCTCCTGTTGATGTATGCGGCGATCCCCTGTTTGGCATTTGCCTTCGCCCAGAACTTCTCCCAGTTGGTGGTCTCGCGTCTGGCCCTATCGATTGTCGGGGCTGGCTTCGTGATCGGCATCCGCATGGTCGCGGAGTGGTTCCCGCCGAAAGAAATCGGCTTGGCTGAAGGGATTTATGGCGGTTGGGGCAACTTCGGATCTGCCGGGGCGGCGTTTACCTTACCGACGATCGCCACCATTGCCGCCGTGATGTCCGCCGGGCAAATTAACTGGCGCTTCGCGATCGCCCTGACCGGAGTAATCGCCGCCGTTTACGGTGCCATTTACTTCTTTAACGTCCAAGATACGCCCCCGGGCAAAACCTATCACCAGCCGAAACGCCACGGCGGTTTGGAAGTCACCACCCGTCGCGACTTCTGGTTGTTGATGCTGATGAACGTTCCCCTGTCCGGAATTCTGGCCGTTCTCGCTTGGCGCTTGAGTAAAGTAGGTTTTTTCAACACCCCCCAATTGATCCTCGCCTGGCTTGCTTTACTCGGTTTGTACGCCTTCCAAGGGTTCAAATGCTGGGGAGTGAATAAAGAACTGGTTCTCGGTCAGAAGCGCTATCCCTTAGAAGACCGTTACGAGTTCACTCAAGTGGCGTTACTCGAATTAACTTATATCGTCAATTTCGGTTCCGAACTGGCGGTGGTGTCGATGCTGCCGACCTTCTTCGAGAATACCTTCGGTTTGAGTAAAGTGTTAGCCGGAGCGATCGCCGCCAGCTATGCCTTTATGAACTTAGCGGCCCGTCCCGGTGGGGGCTTGATTTCCGACAAACTCGGCAGCCGCAAACTGACGATGACCGTTCTGACCGGATGTATGGGGATCGGCTACTTCCTGATGAGTGGGGTGAACGGCAATTGGTGGCTTCCCGGGGCGATCTTGCTGACGATGTGCTGCTCGTTTTTCGTCCAAGCGGGAGAAGGTTCGACCTTCGCGATCGTGCCGTTAATCAAACGCCGGGTCACCGGACAAGTCGCCGGAAATGTCGGCGCTTACGGCAATGTCGGCGCCGTCGCCTACCTGACCCTGTACAGCTTGCTGCCCGAAGGCGATCTCGGCAATCAAATTTTCTTCCAAGTCCTCGGCGTCACCTCAATTATTGTCACCTTCCTGTGCGCTTTCTATCTCAAAGAACCGAAAGGATCCTTCGCCGCCCACCACGAGGGGGAAGAACTCCATCCTCACGCCGTTAACGAATCCGTCGCCGCCTTCGCCAGCGATCGCCCGGACGCCTAA